From Klebsiella electrica, the proteins below share one genomic window:
- the ggt gene encoding gamma-glutamyltransferase — protein MINTRSWRQVVIAALLAGGSFTAAANPAPPPVSYGVEEDVFHPVRARQGMVASVDAMATRVGVDILRQGGNAVDAAVAVGYALAVTHPQAGNIGGGGFMMLRTKDGKTTAIDFREMAPEQATRDMFLDDQGNPDSKKSLTSHLASGTPGTVAGFSLALEKYGTMPLNKVIRPAIKLAEEGFTVNDALADDLKTYGSEVIPSHPNSKAIFWKNGEPLQKGDKLVQKQLGKSLELIAEHGPDAFYKGAIAEQIADEMHKNGGLITKADLAGYKAVERTPISGEYRGYQVFSMPPPSSGGIHIVQILNILENFDMHKYGFGSADAMQVMAEAEKHAYADRSEYLGDPDFVKVPWQALTNKAYAKSIAEQIDINKAKPSSQIRPGKLAPYESNQTTHFSVVDKEGNAVAVTYTLNTTFGTGIVAGSSGIMLNNQMDDFSAKPGVPNVYGLVGGDANAVGPKKRPLSSMSPTIVVKEGKTWLVTGSPGGSRIITTVLQMVVNTIDFGMNVAEATNAPRFHHQWLPDELRVEKGFSPDTLKLLEQKGQKVALKEAMGSTQSIMVGPDGTLYGASDPRSPGDLTAGY, from the coding sequence ATGATAAACACACGTTCATGGCGTCAGGTGGTCATCGCTGCTTTGCTGGCCGGCGGAAGTTTTACCGCCGCGGCAAATCCCGCCCCGCCGCCCGTTTCTTATGGTGTAGAAGAAGATGTCTTTCACCCGGTTCGTGCCCGGCAGGGGATGGTTGCCTCGGTGGATGCGATGGCGACCCGTGTCGGGGTGGATATTTTGCGCCAGGGCGGCAACGCGGTCGATGCCGCGGTGGCCGTGGGCTATGCGCTGGCGGTCACGCATCCGCAGGCCGGTAATATTGGCGGCGGCGGGTTTATGATGCTGCGCACCAAAGACGGTAAAACGACGGCAATTGATTTTCGCGAAATGGCGCCTGAGCAGGCTACCCGGGATATGTTCCTTGACGATCAGGGCAACCCGGATAGCAAAAAATCGCTCACTTCACATCTGGCCTCTGGTACGCCGGGTACCGTAGCGGGCTTCTCATTAGCGCTGGAAAAATACGGCACCATGCCGCTGAACAAGGTGATCCGTCCGGCGATTAAGCTGGCGGAAGAGGGCTTCACGGTGAACGATGCGTTGGCCGACGATCTGAAGACCTACGGGAGCGAAGTCATCCCCAGCCACCCGAACAGTAAAGCCATCTTCTGGAAAAACGGCGAGCCGTTGCAGAAAGGCGACAAGCTGGTGCAAAAACAGCTGGGCAAAAGTCTTGAGCTGATCGCGGAGCACGGTCCGGATGCGTTTTATAAAGGGGCGATTGCCGAGCAGATTGCCGATGAAATGCACAAAAACGGTGGGCTTATCACCAAAGCCGATCTTGCCGGCTATAAGGCGGTCGAGCGTACGCCGATAAGCGGCGAATATCGCGGTTATCAGGTGTTTTCGATGCCACCGCCTTCGTCCGGAGGGATCCACATCGTACAGATCCTCAATATCCTCGAAAATTTCGACATGCATAAATATGGCTTCGGCAGCGCAGACGCCATGCAGGTGATGGCGGAAGCTGAAAAACATGCCTATGCCGACCGCTCGGAGTATCTCGGCGATCCGGACTTCGTCAAAGTGCCGTGGCAGGCGCTGACCAACAAAGCCTACGCCAAATCGATTGCTGAACAGATTGATATCAACAAAGCCAAACCTTCGAGCCAGATTCGTCCGGGTAAACTGGCGCCGTATGAAAGTAACCAGACCACCCATTTCTCAGTAGTGGATAAAGAGGGTAACGCGGTGGCGGTGACCTATACGCTGAATACCACCTTCGGGACCGGTATTGTGGCGGGGAGTTCCGGGATCATGCTGAACAACCAGATGGATGACTTCTCGGCGAAACCGGGCGTGCCCAATGTCTACGGGCTGGTGGGCGGCGATGCCAACGCCGTCGGGCCGAAAAAGCGTCCGCTGTCGTCGATGTCGCCGACTATTGTGGTGAAAGAGGGGAAAACCTGGCTGGTGACCGGCAGCCCGGGCGGTAGCCGTATCATTACCACCGTACTGCAGATGGTGGTCAACACCATCGATTTCGGTATGAACGTGGCGGAAGCCACCAATGCGCCGCGCTTCCATCATCAGTGGCTGCCGGATGAGCTGCGGGTGGAGAAGGGGTTTAGCCCGGATACGCTGAAGCTGCTGGAGCAGAAAGGGCAGAAAGTGGCGTTGAAAGAGGCGATGGGCAGTACCCAGAGCATTATGGTGGGCCCGGACGGGACGCTGTATGGCGCCTCCGATCCGCGCTCGCCCGGTGATTTGACGGCGGGGTACTGA
- the yhhY gene encoding N-acetyltransferase, translating to MSDIVIRHAEPRDAEPLRQLTAHPEVYHDTLQLPHPSMEMWQERLLPKPGSRHLVATVDEQVVGHLRLSVEPSPRRSHVATFGVSVAAQARGRGVGSALMREMVNLCDNWLRVDRIELTVFTDNPSAIALYRKFGFIVEGTGKRFALRNGEYVDAHFMARLK from the coding sequence ATGAGTGATATCGTGATACGCCACGCTGAACCGCGTGATGCAGAACCTTTACGCCAGCTTACTGCGCATCCGGAGGTCTATCACGACACGCTACAGCTACCTCATCCCTCGATGGAAATGTGGCAGGAACGCCTGCTACCGAAACCCGGTAGCCGTCATCTGGTCGCCACTGTCGACGAACAGGTGGTGGGCCACCTCAGGCTAAGCGTCGAGCCCAGCCCTCGTCGCAGCCACGTAGCGACCTTCGGTGTGAGCGTTGCGGCGCAGGCGCGCGGTCGTGGCGTCGGCAGCGCGCTGATGCGCGAGATGGTTAATCTGTGTGATAACTGGCTACGCGTCGATCGCATTGAGTTAACCGTGTTTACAGACAACCCCTCCGCGATAGCGCTTTACCGCAAATTTGGCTTTATTGTGGAAGGGACCGGTAAGAGATTCGCCCTGCGCAACGGCGAGTATGTGGATGCGCATTTTATGGCGCGCCTCAAGTAA
- a CDS encoding oxidoreductase, producing MTLHCAFIGFGKSTTRYHLPYVLHRKDHWHVAHIYRRSAKPQEQAPQYSHIHFTSELDEVLNDPQVKLVIVCTHADSHFEYAKRALEAGKNVLVEKPFTSTLAEAKALFALAKSRGLTVTPYQNRRFDSCFLTMKKVIESGKLGEIVEVESHFDLYRPVAETQPGVPQDGAFYGLGVHTMDQIISLFGRPDRVTYDIRSLRNKANPDDTFEAQLFYGDLKAIVKTSYLVKLPYPKFIVHGHKGSFIKYGIDRQETSLKANIMPGEPGFGADDTFGLLEYVNEAGETVREEIPLETGDYGRVYDALHETLVNGQPNYVKESDVLTNMEILGRGFEQPSPATITLDK from the coding sequence ATGACTCTGCACTGCGCATTTATTGGATTTGGCAAAAGCACTACCCGCTACCACCTTCCGTATGTTCTGCACCGTAAAGACCACTGGCACGTCGCGCATATCTATCGTCGTAGCGCGAAGCCGCAGGAGCAAGCGCCGCAGTACTCACATATCCATTTCACCAGCGAACTTGATGAGGTGCTCAATGATCCGCAGGTGAAGCTGGTCATTGTCTGTACCCATGCGGATAGCCATTTTGAGTATGCAAAGCGCGCGCTAGAGGCCGGTAAAAATGTGCTGGTAGAAAAACCGTTTACCTCGACGTTAGCCGAGGCGAAAGCGCTGTTTGCGCTGGCGAAAAGCCGGGGGTTGACCGTGACGCCATACCAGAACCGCCGCTTTGATTCCTGTTTCCTGACGATGAAAAAGGTGATTGAGAGCGGCAAACTGGGCGAGATCGTGGAGGTTGAGAGCCATTTTGACCTCTATCGCCCGGTCGCAGAAACGCAGCCCGGAGTGCCGCAGGATGGCGCATTCTACGGTCTTGGCGTGCATACGATGGATCAGATTATCTCGTTATTTGGCCGCCCGGACCGCGTGACCTATGACATCCGCAGCCTGCGTAACAAAGCCAATCCGGACGATACGTTTGAAGCCCAGCTGTTCTACGGCGACCTGAAGGCGATTGTCAAAACCAGCTACCTGGTGAAGCTGCCGTATCCGAAGTTTATCGTCCACGGCCATAAAGGCTCATTTATCAAATACGGTATCGATCGGCAGGAAACCAGCCTGAAAGCCAATATTATGCCGGGTGAGCCGGGATTCGGCGCGGACGATACGTTTGGCCTGCTGGAGTACGTCAATGAGGCGGGTGAAACCGTGCGGGAAGAGATCCCGCTTGAAACCGGTGACTATGGGCGGGTCTATGATGCGCTGCATGAAACCCTCGTTAACGGTCAGCCAAATTACGTCAAGGAATCTGACGTTCTCACGAATATGGAGATCCTCGGACGCGGGTTTGAACAGCCCTCTCCGGCCACAATAACCCTCGATAAATAA
- the yhhW gene encoding quercetin 2,3-dioxygenase, with product MIYLRKANERGHANHGWLDSWHTFSFANYYDPNFMGFSALRVINDDVIDAGQGFGTHPHKDMEILTYVLEGAVEHQDSMGNKEQVPAGEFQIMSAGTGIRHSEYNPSNTEKLHLYQIWIMPEENGITPRYEQRRFDALQGKQLVLSPDARDGSLKVHQDMELYRWALLKDEQSVHQIAAERRVWIQVVKGEVTINGTKATTSDGLAIWDEQAISVHADSDSEILLFDLPPV from the coding sequence ATGATCTACTTACGCAAAGCTAACGAACGCGGTCACGCTAACCATGGCTGGCTGGATTCCTGGCATACTTTCTCTTTCGCGAACTATTATGATCCGAACTTTATGGGCTTCTCAGCGCTGCGCGTGATTAACGATGACGTGATTGATGCCGGCCAGGGCTTCGGTACCCATCCGCACAAAGATATGGAAATCCTGACCTACGTGCTGGAAGGGGCGGTGGAGCACCAGGATAGCATGGGTAACAAAGAGCAGGTTCCGGCGGGCGAGTTCCAGATCATGAGCGCCGGTACCGGGATCCGTCACTCCGAGTACAACCCAAGCAACACGGAAAAACTGCATCTGTATCAGATCTGGATTATGCCGGAAGAAAACGGCATCACTCCGCGCTACGAACAGCGTCGCTTTGATGCTCTGCAGGGCAAACAGCTGGTGCTGTCGCCGGATGCCCGTGACGGTTCACTAAAAGTGCACCAGGATATGGAACTGTACCGCTGGGCGCTGCTGAAAGATGAACAGTCGGTGCATCAGATTGCCGCGGAACGCCGCGTGTGGATTCAGGTGGTGAAAGGCGAAGTGACGATTAACGGTACCAAAGCGACCACCAGCGATGGCCTGGCGATTTGGGACGAGCAGGCGATTTCGGTTCACGCCGACAGCGATAGTGAGATCCTGCTGTTCGATCTGCCGCCGGTCTGA
- the gntR gene encoding gluconate operon transcriptional repressor GntR, producing MKKKRPVLQDVADLVGVTKMTVSRFLRNPEQVSEALRGKIAAALDELGYIPNRAPDILSNATSRAIGVLLPSLTNQVFSEVLRGIESVTDAFGYQTMLAHYGYKPEMEEKRLESMLSWNIDGLILTERTHTPRTLKMIEVAGIPVVELMDSQSPCLDIAVGFDNFDAARQMTAAIIARGHRHVAYLGARLDERTIIKQKGYEQAMRDAGMTPYSVMVEQSSSYSSGIELMRQARREYPQLDGIFCTNDDLAVGAAFECQRLGLKIPHDMAIAGFHGHDIGQVMEPRLASVLTPRERMGRIGAERLLARIRGEVVTPKMLDLGFTLSPGGSI from the coding sequence ATGAAAAAGAAAAGACCCGTACTTCAGGATGTAGCCGATCTTGTCGGCGTGACCAAAATGACGGTCAGTCGCTTTTTACGTAACCCGGAACAGGTTTCCGAGGCCCTGCGTGGCAAGATTGCCGCTGCTCTCGATGAACTGGGTTATATCCCCAATCGTGCGCCTGATATCCTCTCTAATGCCACCAGTCGCGCCATTGGCGTGCTGCTGCCCTCGTTAACCAACCAGGTCTTCTCGGAAGTGCTGCGCGGAATTGAAAGCGTCACCGATGCCTTCGGCTACCAGACGATGCTGGCGCACTACGGCTATAAGCCGGAAATGGAAGAAAAGCGTCTTGAATCCATGCTCTCATGGAACATTGATGGCCTGATTCTCACCGAACGTACCCATACTCCTCGCACGCTGAAAATGATCGAAGTTGCCGGTATCCCGGTGGTGGAACTGATGGACAGCCAGTCGCCGTGCCTCGATATCGCCGTCGGTTTTGATAACTTCGATGCCGCGCGCCAGATGACCGCAGCGATTATTGCTCGCGGCCATCGCCACGTGGCGTATCTGGGGGCGCGCCTCGATGAACGTACTATCATCAAGCAAAAGGGATACGAACAGGCGATGCGCGATGCCGGCATGACGCCGTATAGCGTGATGGTTGAACAATCTTCATCCTATTCGTCAGGGATTGAGCTGATGCGCCAGGCGCGTCGCGAATATCCGCAGCTCGATGGCATCTTCTGTACCAACGATGACCTTGCGGTCGGCGCCGCCTTTGAGTGCCAGCGCCTGGGATTGAAAATTCCGCACGATATGGCGATAGCCGGTTTCCACGGCCATGATATTGGTCAGGTGATGGAGCCGCGACTGGCCAGCGTGCTGACTCCGCGCGAGCGAATGGGGCGCATTGGTGCCGAGCGGCTGCTGGCCCGCATTCGGGGTGAAGTTGTGACGCCTAAGATGTTAGATTTAGGTTTCACATTGTCACCGGGCGGATCAATTTAG
- the gntK gene encoding gluconokinase: MSTTNHDHHVYVLMGVSGSGKSAVASEVAHQLHAAFLDGDFLHPRSNINKMASGEPLNDDDRTPWLQALNDAAFAMQRTNKVSLIVCSALKKSYRDILRKGNPNLSFVYLKGDFDLIESRLKARKGHFFKTQMLVTQFETLQEPGADEGDVLIVDIDQSLEGVVASTIEVINKGSN; this comes from the coding sequence TTGAGCACGACTAACCATGATCACCACGTCTATGTCCTGATGGGCGTTTCCGGCAGTGGTAAATCCGCTGTCGCCAGCGAAGTGGCGCATCAGCTGCATGCCGCGTTTCTCGATGGTGACTTTCTGCATCCGCGTAGCAACATCAACAAGATGGCCTCCGGCGAGCCGTTAAACGACGATGACCGTACGCCGTGGCTGCAGGCGCTGAACGACGCCGCTTTTGCCATGCAGCGTACAAATAAAGTCTCGCTGATCGTCTGTTCCGCACTGAAAAAGAGCTATCGCGATATTCTCCGCAAGGGCAACCCGAATCTCTCTTTCGTCTACCTGAAAGGCGATTTTGACCTGATCGAAAGCCGTCTGAAGGCGCGTAAAGGCCATTTCTTTAAAACCCAGATGCTGGTGACCCAGTTTGAAACGCTGCAGGAACCTGGCGCAGACGAAGGCGACGTTTTAATCGTCGATATTGATCAATCGCTGGAAGGCGTGGTCGCGAGCACCATTGAGGTGATCAACAAAGGCAGTAACTAG
- the gntU gene encoding gluconate transporter — MSTLTLVLTAVGSVLLLLFLVMKARMHAFVALMVVSIGAGLFSGMPLDKIAATMEKGMGGTLGFLAIVVALGAMFGKILHETGAVDQIAVKMLKSFGHSRAHYAIGLAGLICALPLFFEVAIVLLISVAFSMARHTGTNLVKLVIPLFAGVAAAAAFLLPGPAPMLLASQMHADFGWMILIGLCAAIPGMIIAGPLWGNFISRYVELHIPDDISEPSLGEGKMPSFAFSLSLILLPLVLVGLKTIAARFVPVGSSAYEWFEFIGHPFTAILIACLVAIYGLAVRQGMAKDRVMEICGHALQPAGIILLVIGAGGVFKQVLVDSGVGPALGEALTGMGLPVAITCFVLAAAVRIIQGSATVACLTAVGLVMPVIEQLNYSGAQMAALSICIAGGSIVVSHVNDAGFWLFGKFTGASEAQTLKTWTMMETILGTTGAIVGMIAFTLLS; from the coding sequence GTGAGTACATTAACGCTTGTTTTAACAGCAGTTGGCTCCGTTTTGCTGCTGCTGTTTTTAGTCATGAAGGCGCGTATGCATGCTTTCGTGGCTTTGATGGTGGTTTCTATTGGCGCGGGTCTCTTTTCCGGAATGCCGCTGGATAAAATCGCGGCGACGATGGAAAAAGGGATGGGTGGGACGCTGGGCTTCCTGGCGATCGTCGTGGCACTCGGAGCGATGTTCGGCAAGATCCTGCATGAAACCGGCGCTGTCGATCAGATTGCCGTGAAGATGTTGAAATCTTTCGGCCACAGCCGCGCCCATTACGCGATTGGCCTCGCCGGTCTTATCTGTGCGCTGCCGCTGTTTTTCGAAGTGGCGATCGTGCTGCTGATCAGCGTGGCCTTCTCCATGGCGCGCCATACCGGTACTAACCTGGTGAAACTGGTTATCCCGCTGTTTGCGGGCGTGGCGGCCGCGGCGGCGTTCCTGCTGCCCGGACCGGCGCCGATGCTGCTGGCATCGCAAATGCACGCTGATTTTGGCTGGATGATCCTGATTGGCCTGTGCGCGGCGATTCCGGGCATGATTATCGCCGGGCCGCTGTGGGGCAACTTCATCAGCCGCTACGTTGAGCTGCATATTCCTGACGATATTAGCGAACCAAGCCTCGGTGAAGGCAAGATGCCGTCCTTTGCCTTTAGCCTGTCGCTGATTCTCCTGCCGCTGGTGCTGGTGGGGCTGAAAACAATCGCCGCGCGCTTTGTGCCGGTTGGCTCCAGCGCTTACGAATGGTTTGAGTTTATCGGCCATCCGTTCACCGCGATTCTGATAGCCTGTCTGGTGGCTATCTATGGCCTGGCGGTACGTCAGGGGATGGCGAAAGATCGGGTGATGGAGATCTGCGGTCATGCGCTGCAGCCTGCGGGGATTATCCTGCTGGTTATCGGCGCTGGCGGCGTGTTCAAACAGGTGCTGGTTGACTCCGGCGTGGGGCCGGCGCTCGGCGAAGCGCTGACGGGCATGGGTCTGCCTGTCGCTATTACCTGCTTCGTGCTGGCGGCCGCGGTACGTATTATCCAGGGTTCCGCAACCGTCGCCTGCTTAACCGCCGTCGGGCTGGTGATGCCGGTCATCGAGCAGCTGAACTACAGCGGCGCGCAGATGGCGGCGCTCTCCATCTGTATCGCGGGCGGTTCCATCGTAGTGAGCCACGTCAACGATGCGGGTTTCTGGCTGTTCGGGAAATTTACCGGCGCCAGCGAAGCGCAGACGCTGAAAACCTGGACGATGATGGAAACTATCCTCGGCACCACCGGTGCCATCGTTGGTATGATCGCGTTTACGCTGTTAAGCTAA
- the asd gene encoding aspartate-semialdehyde dehydrogenase has translation MKNVGFIGWRGMVGSVLMQRMVEERDFDAIRPVFFSTSQLGQPAPSFGGSAGGTLQDAFDLDALKALDIIVTCQGGDYTNDVYPKLRESGWQGYWIDAASSLRMKDDAIIILDPVNQDVITAGLNNGVKTFVGGNCTVSLMLMSLGGLFAQDLVEWVSVATYQAASGGGARHMRELLTQMGQLHSHVATELANPASAILDIERKVTALTRSGDLAVDNFGVPLAGSLIPWIDKQLDNGQSREEWKGQAETNKILATSSVIPVDGLCVRVGALRCHSQAFTIKLKKDVSVPTVEELLAAHNPWAKVVPNDRDITMRELTPAAVTGTLTTPVGRLRKLNMGPEYLSAFTVGDQLLWGAAEPLRRMLRQLA, from the coding sequence ATGAAAAATGTTGGTTTTATCGGCTGGCGCGGAATGGTCGGCTCTGTACTCATGCAACGCATGGTTGAAGAGCGCGACTTCGACGCCATTCGCCCTGTTTTTTTCTCCACCTCTCAGCTGGGGCAGCCGGCTCCATCCTTTGGTGGCAGCGCCGGCGGTACGCTTCAGGATGCCTTTGACCTGGACGCGCTGAAGGCACTGGACATTATTGTGACCTGCCAGGGCGGGGATTATACCAACGACGTTTATCCGAAGCTGCGTGAGAGCGGCTGGCAGGGGTACTGGATTGATGCCGCTTCTTCGCTGCGCATGAAAGACGACGCCATCATTATTCTTGATCCGGTAAACCAGGACGTGATTACCGCTGGCCTGAATAACGGCGTGAAAACGTTTGTTGGCGGCAACTGTACCGTTAGCCTGATGCTGATGTCCCTCGGCGGCCTGTTTGCCCAGGATCTCGTGGAGTGGGTTAGCGTGGCCACTTACCAGGCGGCATCTGGCGGCGGGGCGCGTCACATGCGCGAGCTGCTGACTCAGATGGGCCAGCTGCATAGCCACGTGGCGACTGAGCTGGCGAACCCGGCATCCGCCATTCTGGATATCGAACGCAAAGTGACGGCGCTGACCCGCAGCGGCGATCTGGCGGTGGATAACTTTGGTGTGCCGCTGGCAGGCAGCCTGATCCCCTGGATCGACAAGCAGCTGGACAACGGCCAGAGCCGTGAAGAGTGGAAAGGTCAGGCTGAGACCAACAAAATTCTGGCCACCTCGTCCGTTATTCCGGTCGATGGTCTGTGCGTCCGCGTTGGCGCGCTGCGTTGCCACAGCCAGGCATTTACCATCAAACTGAAAAAAGATGTCTCTGTCCCGACCGTTGAAGAACTGCTGGCCGCACACAACCCGTGGGCCAAAGTGGTACCAAACGATCGTGATATTACGATGCGTGAACTGACCCCGGCTGCCGTTACCGGCACCCTGACCACGCCAGTGGGCCGTTTGCGTAAGCTGAATATGGGGCCGGAATACCTGTCGGCTTTCACCGTCGGTGACCAGCTCCTGTGGGGCGCCGCCGAGCCGCTGCGACGCATGCTGCGCCAGCTGGCTTGA
- the glgB gene encoding 1,4-alpha-glucan branching enzyme has product MSNRIDRDVINALISGHFADPFSVLGMHQTAAGLEVRALLPDATDVWVIEPKTGRKVGKLECLDSRGFFSGVLPRRKNTFRYQLAVTWHDQQNLIDDPYRFGPLLQDLDVWLLSEGTHLRPYETLGAHADTMDGVTGTRFSVWAPNARRVSVVGQFNYWDGRRHPMRLRKESGIWELFVPGAHNGQLYKFELIDAHGHLRVKSDPYAFEAQMRPESASLICSLPEKVEQPESRKQANQFDAPISIYEVHLGSWRRHTDNNFWLSYRELADQLVPYAKWMGFTHLELLPVNEHPFDGSWGYQPTGLYAPTRRFGTREDFRYFLNAAHAAGLNVILDWVPGHFPSDDFALASFDGTALYEHSDPREGYHQDWNTLIYNYGRREVSNFLVGNALYWIERFGIDALRVDAVASMIYRDYSRKEGEWVPNEYGGRENLEAIEFLRNTNRVLGEQTPGAITMAEESTDFAGVSRPSSTGGLGFWFKWNLGWMHDTLDYMKLDPIYRRHHHDKMTFGMLYNYTENFVLPLSHDEVVHGKKSILDRMPGDAWQKFANLRAYYGWMFAFPGKKLLFMGNEFAQGREWNHDGSLDWHLLEGGDNWHHGVQRLVRDLNHTYRHHKALHELDFDPYGFEWLVVDDHERSVFIFVRRDKAGNEIIVASNFTPVPRHDYRFGINQPGRWREELNTDSMHYHGSNTGNGGIVESEAIASHGREHSLSITLPPLATVWLVREAE; this is encoded by the coding sequence ATGTCTAATCGTATCGATAGAGACGTGATTAATGCGCTTATCTCCGGCCATTTTGCGGATCCCTTTTCCGTACTGGGTATGCATCAAACCGCTGCCGGGCTGGAAGTACGCGCATTATTACCCGATGCCACCGATGTCTGGGTTATTGAACCGAAAACCGGGCGCAAAGTCGGCAAACTAGAATGCCTCGACTCACGCGGATTCTTCAGCGGCGTTCTGCCGCGTCGCAAAAATACTTTTCGTTACCAGCTGGCGGTCACCTGGCACGACCAGCAAAACCTGATTGACGACCCTTATCGCTTTGGGCCGCTGCTGCAGGATCTTGATGTCTGGCTGCTGTCGGAAGGGACTCATCTACGGCCTTATGAAACGCTGGGAGCGCACGCCGACACGATGGACGGCGTCACCGGTACGCGCTTTTCTGTCTGGGCGCCAAACGCCCGCCGGGTTTCCGTGGTCGGGCAGTTCAACTACTGGGATGGCCGCCGTCATCCGATGCGCCTGCGCAAAGAGTCCGGCATCTGGGAGCTGTTTGTGCCCGGCGCGCATAACGGCCAGCTGTATAAATTTGAGCTGATTGACGCCCACGGCCACCTGCGTGTGAAGTCCGACCCTTATGCCTTTGAAGCGCAGATGCGCCCGGAAAGCGCATCGCTTATCTGTAGTCTGCCGGAAAAGGTCGAACAGCCGGAGTCCCGCAAGCAGGCCAATCAGTTTGATGCGCCGATTTCGATTTATGAAGTCCATCTGGGTTCCTGGCGCCGCCATACCGATAACAACTTCTGGTTAAGCTACCGCGAACTGGCCGATCAACTGGTGCCCTACGCGAAGTGGATGGGCTTCACCCATCTGGAGCTGCTGCCGGTAAACGAACATCCGTTCGACGGCAGCTGGGGCTATCAGCCGACCGGCCTGTACGCGCCGACCCGCCGCTTCGGTACTCGTGAAGACTTCCGCTACTTCCTGAACGCCGCCCATGCCGCGGGTCTGAACGTGATCCTTGACTGGGTGCCGGGCCATTTCCCGTCGGATGACTTTGCGCTGGCATCGTTTGACGGCACCGCGTTGTATGAACACAGCGATCCGCGAGAAGGTTATCACCAGGACTGGAATACGCTGATCTACAACTACGGTCGCCGTGAAGTCAGCAACTTCCTGGTCGGGAACGCGCTGTACTGGATTGAGCGTTTTGGTATCGACGCTCTGCGGGTGGATGCAGTCGCGTCAATGATCTACCGCGACTACAGCCGCAAGGAGGGCGAGTGGGTGCCCAACGAGTACGGCGGTCGGGAAAACCTCGAAGCGATTGAGTTCCTGCGTAATACCAACCGCGTGCTCGGCGAACAGACGCCGGGGGCAATCACGATGGCCGAGGAGTCTACCGACTTCGCCGGGGTTTCACGACCTTCTTCGACGGGCGGTCTTGGCTTCTGGTTCAAATGGAACCTCGGCTGGATGCATGACACCCTCGACTACATGAAGCTCGATCCCATCTATCGTCGTCATCATCACGACAAGATGACCTTCGGGATGCTCTACAACTACACCGAAAACTTCGTGCTGCCGCTGTCACATGATGAAGTGGTTCACGGCAAAAAATCGATTCTTGACCGGATGCCCGGTGATGCCTGGCAGAAGTTTGCCAACCTGCGCGCCTACTACGGCTGGATGTTTGCCTTCCCGGGGAAAAAACTGCTGTTTATGGGCAATGAATTTGCCCAGGGGCGGGAGTGGAACCACGACGGCAGCCTGGACTGGCATCTGCTGGAAGGCGGCGATAACTGGCATCACGGCGTCCAGCGTCTGGTTCGCGATCTGAACCATACCTATCGTCACCATAAAGCGCTGCACGAGCTGGATTTTGACCCCTACGGCTTTGAATGGCTGGTGGTGGATGATCACGAGCGCTCGGTCTTTATCTTTGTACGTCGCGATAAAGCCGGGAATGAAATCATCGTTGCCAGCAACTTCACTCCGGTGCCGCGCCACGACTATCGTTTCGGGATTAACCAGCCAGGACGCTGGCGAGAAGAACTGAATACCGACTCGATGCACTACCACGGTAGCAATACCGGTAACGGCGGCATCGTGGAAAGCGAGGCTATCGCCAGCCACGGGCGGGAACATTCTCTCTCAATTACGCTACCGCCGCTGGCGACCGTCTGGCTGGTACGGGAGGCAGAATGA